In one Nicotiana sylvestris chromosome 8, ASM39365v2, whole genome shotgun sequence genomic region, the following are encoded:
- the LOC138875331 gene encoding uncharacterized protein produces MFASKTVASGALSKKLNKKLKANQAQDFDSNSDSESYKSASKGEGPGSSDSEKTQESPSKVSSSLTKNLETRFVLVGPIRDVELPKLRRSAGKKKPEKEKEREGACGEERENGKRVVDYSSTADLSVLAICGVEQENVEESGKNTQGDEPGSSTGETLADLLKKVGASYDPKKRRTPTPKALSAPKPSKKRKVSSPTTTKTSLPKGRATRSRVKQSESDLQKALAESKKKRMAKGKGKVAESLEAVEVEEMEQVYREEVPTVEVQTPKPKSPKLPPRSLPLGEEEEEEDKSNGEQDKLAMFGKRKILKGRLMKDLVESGMMRLVEALAAQGRKDMVLQMDGRLARNDIMANAEVKDGKVRSLLKGVQVTFDPEKLGEILDIPSEGFDDYTRQRWPCLGSLTTALEITRRFCDAEDVNEARVVQKINAIPNEPGSSKKTPINSKVMALVQECETKNAEIARLKARVAKVESERDALRNELTKENEKSDGILHNMCRHVIFDPPQDLLYISIKYLI; encoded by the exons ATGTTTGCTTCGAAAACGGTAGCGTCTGGGGCTCTCTCAAAGAAATTAAATAAGAAATTAAAGGCAAACCAGGCCCAAGACTTTGACTCCAACTCTGATTCTGAGTCATACAAATCTGCTAGTAAAGGGGAAGGacctgggtcttctgactctgagaagactcaagaatccccttccaaggtaagttcttctttaactaaaaatctagaaactaggtttgttctggttgggcCTATCAGGGATGTAGAATTACCTAAGTTACGAAGGAGTGCAGGTAAAAAGAaacctgaaaaagaaaaagagagagagggtgcatgtggagaagagagagaaaatgGGAAAAGAGTGGTTGATTATTCATCCACTGCTGATTTGTCTGTGCTTGCTATCTGTGGGGTTGAACAAGAAAATGTAGAAGAGAGTGGCAAGAA CACACaaggagatgaacctggttcatcaactgGAGAGACCCTAGCAGACCTATTGAAAAAGGTTGGTGCaagttatgatccaaagaaaagaagaactccCACACCAAAAGCCCTCAGTGCTCCTAAACCCTCTAAGAAAAGAAAAGTTTCATCCCCAACAACAACTAAAACTTCCTTGCCAAAaggaagagccacaagaagcagggtgaaaCAGAGTGAGAGTGATCTACAAAAGGCTCTAGCTGAGAGTAAGAAGAAAAGGATGGCTAAAGGAAAAGGGAAGGTTGCAGAGTCCTTAGAGGCTGTGgaggttgaggagatggaacaggtcTATCGGGAGGAAGTTCCAAcagtggaggttcagacccccaagcccaaaagCCCAAAACTtcctccaagaagtcttcctct tggagaagaagaagaagaagaagataagtctaatggtgaacaagacaagcttgccatgtttggcaaaagaaagattttgaagggTAGATTGATGAAAGACCTGGTGGAATCAGGAATGATGAGACTGGTTGAGGCCTTAGCTGCTCAAGGGCGGAAGGatatggtccttcagatggatggtaggctagcTAGGAATGACATTATGGCAAATGCAGAAGTTAAGGATGGCAAGGTTAGAAGCCTGCtgaaaggagttcaagtgacCTTTGATCCAGAAAAACTGGGAGAGATCCTTgacataccctctgaagggtttgatgactatacaaggcaaaggtggcctTGTTTGGGCTCCCTTACTACTGCCCTTGAAATTACAAGGAGGTTTTGTGATGCTGAAGATGTGAATGAGGCTAGGGTTGttcagaaaa TCAAtgccatcccaaatgaacctggttcatccaagaagactcctATCAACAGTAAAGTCATGGCTCTTGTTCAGGAATGTGAAACCAAGaatgctgagatagctaggctcaaggctcgtgtggcAAAGGTGGAATCTGAAAGGGATGCTCTCAGAAATGAGCTTACAAAGGAAAATGAGAAGAGTGATGGAATTCTTCACAAtatgtgtagacatgtgatttttgaccctccccaagatcttttatatattagcataaaatatttaatttag